A stretch of Eleutherodactylus coqui strain aEleCoq1 chromosome 2, aEleCoq1.hap1, whole genome shotgun sequence DNA encodes these proteins:
- the CDKN2D gene encoding cyclin-dependent kinase 4 inhibitor D produces MLVHETSAGDLLARAAAQGDLAEVKRLLYQERIHPDCLNRFGKTALQVMMFGSTPVASELLKQGASPNIQDSYGISPAHDAARTGFLDTLQVLVQYGADINTPDASGCLPVHVAVREGHIPVIAYLASRSNLQHRDREGRTPLQLASQLDPKLAAILELHR; encoded by the exons ATGTTGGTGCACGAGACCAGCGCTGGAGACCTCCTAGCACGAGCCGCAGCTCAAGGAGACCTGGCAGAGGTGAAGCGACTGCTCTACCAGGAACGGATCCATCCTGACTGCCTGAACCGCTTCGGGAAGACCGCCCTGCAG GTGATGATGTTTGGTAGTACACCGGTGGCATCCGAGCTTCTAAAACAAGGCGCCAGTCCAAACATCCAGGACTCGTACGGCATCTCCCCAGCTCATGATGCCGCTCGGACAGGTTTCCTGGACACCCTGCAGGTCTTGGTTCAATATGGAGCTGATATCAACACTCCCGATGCCTCGGGCTGTCTCCCTGTCCATGTAGCCGTCCGAGAAGGTCATATACCCGTCATCGCCTACCTCGCCTCACGTTCCAACTTGCAGCATCGCGACCGAGAGGGCAGAACACCCCTGCAGCTCGCCTCCCAATTGGATCCTAAACTGGCAGCTATCTTAGAGCTGCATAGGTAG